A region of the Hydra vulgaris chromosome 12, alternate assembly HydraT2T_AEP genome:
ataattgaataacgCAAAGCATTCGATATACGATATGTTAAActtgaatttgaaatttgaattaATTCATCTAAAGTAAACAGTTTTGCTGAAatggaaaaatttaaacagttttaaaatcattgcAGAAAATTATGAACTTAAGTCAGTTTTCAGAATTGTTATTGTGCAATACCAGAGTGTAGTAATTGCTAATACTGCTGCGCTATTTAATCATTTATACATGGTGGCCacctatattaaaaattaaattctttgattttttccaGAATCacaattgaatttatatttgctgacaaacaaaataaaaataatcgataaaaacaaattgtgaaaaaaaatttaataagttgaaagttttctttggtttgttctgaaaataatttaaactccATAAATTTTCACTGGCCTAAAACAAATTACCTAACTTTTCCctgatttttaacattttgacaaCCCTATGATACCACtactataaaacaaataacGCCACATGggaattttacaaaacttttatttaaagtaatgaaataattaccatttatgataaaacttttttgttttaaaacctttttgatAACTGGTGGTTCCAATTGAATGGTGTTGAATCATCACAATCATTGCAATCacttattaaatgtgtttttcgCTTTCAGTGTGAAGTATTATTATTTCCAAAATCCTTTGAATTTGTATCATCATGAAACACCAGTAAATCAATTCCAAGTTCTTAACACTTAATCTCATCGCCattcttttctttctcttttattCCTTTATCCTGAGATGTATACTCAAACTCAGTTTTATcagctacaaaatatttttaaactattaaactaatacaaatatatacatacatatgtaatGTTTGaattaataagtaaatattaaaatagtaaatttaagtAATTGACCATGtgttaactttattttcaaaattgaaaaaggtAGCCAATTATCACttgaaagaatatttttactCATTGCTTTTTTCCATGAAAATCTTTTTGGTGGCCAACGCAATACATCTGCTTCAATCAAACTATGAGGAATAACATCTTCAATTACTCGAGAGTGTTCTTTCCACACATAGACCACattgaaatattcaaaaatttgataaataagaaAACCTGTAAGAAAtagcaaattcaaattttaataaaaatataagaactaataaaaaataaattgaattaaaaaaatattatactaaaaaaaaaataacctatCAATTATATGTAAATACCTAACAatcataaacaattatattcaGGGATGTATATTCTAGGGTTCCCCAGAATTTATATCCctgaatataatttaattttcctaGTTTGAAACTAACACTTTAAAACTGATATTTGATTCTATTATAATTGGAATCAGTTATAATAGAATccaaaatgttaataataataataacaataatagtaataataacaatgataacaaGAGGatgaatatcaataaaaacaacaattaaattattgataattttattactatttgtaaaattgattattacaaaaagcaaacaaaatattaaaaataataaatattataaaaagatttataatattttatataatatatatataacaataaataaaaacagaaaagacaaataaaacttttaagtaaaagttttcTCAATATATGAGTTATCTAAAAATCCTCATTTTATACAGTCAAAAATAaggaagtaaaaaaagaaatacaaattttttgttataataaagtaattccATCAGTTCAAATAATTGAAGTACTATTAGTATTTTAATACATCACACTCATTTACAATTTTGACACTAATCTATATAAAGAAAGacattaaacattattatgttgcaataaaatacaattaaaaggtatatatatatatatatatatatatatatatatatatatatatatatatatatatatatatatatatatatatattctacaaatagaatactcaatgttcttaaagaacagagcaataataaattaaattaaagataatttatatatatatatatatatatatatatttatatatatatatatatatatatatatatatatatatatatatatatatatatatatatatatatataagtatatatataagtatatatatatatatataaaacgaaAATCTTGACCTAATTCTGAGCCATGGGATCGTCTGCCAACCTACAAAAAAACGTCTTAATCGTTAGTATTATCCGCTCTGATTGTTAGTAGAATGAACGTTGgagatatttataataattttaatgagcTTAAGCTAGCAAttaaagaatatgaaaaatCAAGATTTGTATCTCTTTATGTTCGAGATAGTCGAACAATTGATTTAGCAATTAAAAAAGGCTTGCAacgatatattaaaaaagaattaaaatattattatttaacatactGTTGCTATCATGGTGGGCGTCAATTTAAATCGAGATCAAAAGGGCTTCGTCCAAACCAAaggtatttgtaaataataattaaagttagtcagtaaaatcataacttttttcaacaaaaattttttgtaaactgaAGATTTTGTTTCACTAAAGCTGCTATCTGTAgtcttattatttatacatagtACCTATAAAATCCAATGTCCATTTACAATTTGCATTGGTGTTACTGAAGATGGTGAAAATTTCTGTGTGACAAAAGTTATTAATGAGCACAACCATGCAATTGACAaagtaaatctgttttttttttcttacataaaGGTATTAGTTTTTTGCTGAATAGCAGGGTGGCCAGTATACATGAAGTAAGGGAAATTATTGAAAAGTCCAGGAAAATGTTTTGAGTTAGGGGGTTAGGGGAATCTAGGAAAAGTCTAGCATTTTGCTATTTTCCCCTCAAAAGTCAGTgaaatttccaaaatttagcttaattggtttaaattaaatgatagcattttttatata
Encoded here:
- the LOC136087679 gene encoding uncharacterized protein LOC136087679; translated protein: MNVGDIYNNFNELKLAIKEYEKSRFVSLYVRDSRTIDLAIKKGLQRYIKKELKYYYLTYCCYHGGRQFKSRSKGLRPNQSTYKIQCPFTICIGVTEDGENFCVTKVINEHNHAIDKEIIERLPKIRKLNEDQEKDVKQMLKIHGNKWLIHEHVQNETDDIY